One stretch of Kogia breviceps isolate mKogBre1 chromosome 18, mKogBre1 haplotype 1, whole genome shotgun sequence DNA includes these proteins:
- the CCL22 gene encoding C-C motif chemokine 22 — protein MASLQTPLLAALILLATILQATEAGPYGANVQDSVCCRDYIRYALPLRLVKYYYWTSDSCRRPGVVLLTVRDREICADPRLPWVKKVLQRLDQ, from the exons ATGGCCAGCCTGCAGACCCCACTCCTGGCTGCCCTCATTCTCCTTGCTACGATACTTCAAGCAACAGAGGCAG GTCCCTACGGTGCCAACGTGCAGGACAGCGTCTGCTGCCGGGACTACATCCGTTACGCCCTGCCCCTGCGTTTGGTGAAATATTACTACTGGACTTCGGACTCCTGCCGGAGGCCTGGCGTGGT CTTGCTAACCGTGAGGGACCGAGAGATCTGTGCTGATCCCAGACTGCCCTGGGTGAAGAAAGTTCTCCAGAGGCTGGACCAATGA